GAGGTGCAGCGGCTAGCCCGGTCGCGCCCGCTTTATCGCCTGGAGCTGGCTTAGTGGTTGAATTCCCCATATCGGGTGTCGAAACCTGGTGGTGGCTGCCGACCCTGGTGGCATTCTGCATCTCCGCGATAACCTCAACCGGCGGTGTCACCGGCGCATTCATCCTTTTGCCGTTCACGGTGTCGATTCTCGGTTACAGCTCCCCCGGAGTCAGCCCTACTAATCTGCTCTATAACGTGTTCGCGATTCCGTCGGGTGTGTGGCGGTTTCATCAGGAACGGCGCATGCTCTGGTCGCTGGCCTGGGCCACGACTATCGCCACCCTGCCGGGGCAGACAATCGGCGCCATCATTCGCCTGAAGTACCTGCCTGACGCCCGTTCATTCAAACTGTTCGCCGGATTCGTGCTATTGTACTTGGGCGGCAAACTTATTCAGGACCTAATCAAGCGGCAGGCCGCCAACGGCCCGACCACGAACGCCACTGGCCATCGCATGATCACCCGGCAGCATCTCGGTGTGCGCACGCTGAGCTACGATTACGAGGGCGCCACCTATTCGATCACCACGTGGCCGGTGGTGCTGATTTCGTTTGTCGTGGGAATCGTGGGCGGCATCTACGGTATCGGCGGAGGAGCGTTGCTCTCGCCGTATTTTGTCGCAATCTACCAACTGCCGGTACATTCGATAGCCGGTGCGATGCTGCTCGGCACGTTTCTATCATCTGTGGTCGGTGTCATTGTCTACATGGTGGTGAGCCCGTTCTTCACACCAGAGGGGGCGATTATAATGCCGGACTGGCTGCTGGGCCTGGCGTTTGGGGTGGGCGGCGCGATAGGTGTGTATGTTGGCGCACGGATGCAGCGCTACGTGCCGCCGCGAGTCATCAAGTGGGTTCTGGTGGCCGCGCTGCTCTGGATTGCGGCCCAGTACATAGGGGGATTCTTCCGGCGATGAACCGGATCGACACTATCGTATTTGATCTGGGCAATGTCATCCTGCCGTTCGACCCGCTGAAACCCTGTGCGACCTTGGGAGAGATGATCGGCAAGAGCGCCGAGGAAGTCGCCCACCTGATCTATGATAGCAATCTGGAACGCCGTTTCGAGCAGGGGAGGATCGACGGAGCGGCGTTCACGAGGGGCGTATCCGAGGCGCTCGACCTGAATCTCGCCGAGAGCGAATTCCGTGAACTATGGGCGGACATGTTCACCGAGAATCAGGAAGTGTCGGACATAGTCAGGGAGCTTAAGCCGTACCACCGCCTAATGCTCATGTCGAACACCAATCACTGGCACTGGCGTCATGCGTTTCTGCACTTCCCGATCGTGTCCGAGTTCGAGAGCTATGTACTGTCGTTCGAGGTAGGCGAGCTCAAGCCGCACCCGGCAATCTACCGCGCCGCACTGGCGAAGGCGGGAGCGGACCGGTCGGTTCTGTTCATCGATGATATTGAGGTAAATGTCAATGCCGCCCGGATAATGGGGATTGCGGGGATTCACTTCTGTTCAGCAAAGCAGCTGCGCAGGGAGTTGATCGCGCTCGGATGCAAGCTCTAACGGATCAAACGATCGCCGCCCAGCAACCTTACAAGATAGGCCATCTGACCCACGTGATACGCCTCGTGGAGCGCGCCGAATGAGATTATCCCGCCGACCGTGTTGACCGTGCCGGGAACCTGCACCGTGAACGACGGGGCCCCGTCGAGCTCACCATCTGCAATCGTTTCAAGCCGCTTCAACATCGGATCAGTTATCTTGTTGAATGAGGTTATGATTTGATCGAGCGATGGATACGCCGCCGGCTCCTGGGGGCGGGCCCCCAGATCAAAAAGTTCGGTCCAGCGAAACGTGGTTTTGATGCCCATGGTGGTCGCGATCTTGTGACGATAGAAGGTGATATGACCGGCGAGAAAGCGAAAGGAGTTGCCGATATCGAGGGGGCGATGATCGATGTCTTTGATATCGAGCAGTTCAGTGGCGCGTCGAAACAGGCCGGTGTTAATCCGATACAGATCAGCGGTGTATGCAATCCTCGGTACCATGGTTCGTGGTTGCAAGGTAGGCGATTCCTGCGTGAAGCACAAGCGAACAAATGTGGAACAGTTTGATTGCAGCATAAAGTCCGGAAGCATAGTAGGTCGAAACGAGCCCGCTTCGGGCCGTTTCGACATCGCCCACGGTCGCGCTGACCATCCTTGCCACCTTGCGACGCTCCTCCGAGATCCCACCCGCAAGCAGGTGGGCCGCCGGTCGATGGTAGTCGTCGCGAGAGAAAAGTCACCCTTCGACAAACTCAGGGTGACTTGAATGGCAGAATCGCCGGTCGCGCGCTGACGCGAGGGACCTGCCGCTGGCGAGATCTCCCTACGCCACTACCACCTCACTAGCCTACCAGCTTATCGCAATCGTGAAGTCTCATAATGTACGCCAATTGGCCGACATGGTAGCTTTCATGCAGCGACAGAAATGCGATTGTCCCGGCGGTCGTTTTCTCCAACCCCGGTATCTCGAACGCCGCCTCGCCGGCGAGATCGTCCTCGGTAAGCGCGGGAAACCGTTGTCTGATTTTCTCCGAAATATGGCTAAACGCCTTCGTGATTTCATCAATCGAGGGGTAAGCCGACGATTCCTGCAGAGGCGCGCCGAAGCTGTACAGCTTCTCCCATTCCACGTTTTCGTTCAGACCGATCGCCTTGGCCAGCATATAGCGATGCGCAGTGATGTGGCCGAATACCCAGCGGAAGGAGTTGGCTTTTTCGATTGGCCGGGAGTCGATTACCTCGGGTTTCATCTGCTTGAGGGCCTTGAGTACAAGTTTTTCGGTGATCAGATATAGTTCGCTTACTAGTTTGATTCGTGGGTGCATATCTGCTCCTTGGTGGTTGGGTCTTTGCGTCTGCAACAATGCGGCCGGGCCGGCGGTTCATATGGATTTCATTTCTGTGATTCATCGGCCAACGGCCAAGCCAACGGAATCGGTGTCACGAGGTTTCCGACGAACCGTATCCCTCCGATTGCCCGGTGCGACTGATTCCTGTTCTCCACCCGCAAGTGGGTGGGCTGCCAGTCCGCGCGCGGTGTTGGCGCACGGGGACGTACGCCAACCAGGACTCTGGAAGTCTTGTAGCCTTACCCCGCTTTGCGCTTGGACTTGAGCACCATGCGCGGGGGTT
The sequence above is a segment of the Candidatus Zixiibacteriota bacterium genome. Coding sequences within it:
- a CDS encoding sulfite exporter TauE/SafE family protein, with protein sequence MVEFPISGVETWWWLPTLVAFCISAITSTGGVTGAFILLPFTVSILGYSSPGVSPTNLLYNVFAIPSGVWRFHQERRMLWSLAWATTIATLPGQTIGAIIRLKYLPDARSFKLFAGFVLLYLGGKLIQDLIKRQAANGPTTNATGHRMITRQHLGVRTLSYDYEGATYSITTWPVVLISFVVGIVGGIYGIGGGALLSPYFVAIYQLPVHSIAGAMLLGTFLSSVVGVIVYMVVSPFFTPEGAIIMPDWLLGLAFGVGGAIGVYVGARMQRYVPPRVIKWVLVAALLWIAAQYIGGFFRR
- a CDS encoding HAD family phosphatase, producing the protein MNRIDTIVFDLGNVILPFDPLKPCATLGEMIGKSAEEVAHLIYDSNLERRFEQGRIDGAAFTRGVSEALDLNLAESEFRELWADMFTENQEVSDIVRELKPYHRLMLMSNTNHWHWRHAFLHFPIVSEFESYVLSFEVGELKPHPAIYRAALAKAGADRSVLFIDDIEVNVNAARIMGIAGIHFCSAKQLRRELIALGCKL
- a CDS encoding DinB family protein, producing MQPRTMVPRIAYTADLYRINTGLFRRATELLDIKDIDHRPLDIGNSFRFLAGHITFYRHKIATTMGIKTTFRWTELFDLGARPQEPAAYPSLDQIITSFNKITDPMLKRLETIADGELDGAPSFTVQVPGTVNTVGGIISFGALHEAYHVGQMAYLVRLLGGDRLIR
- a CDS encoding DinB family protein — its product is MHPRIKLVSELYLITEKLVLKALKQMKPEVIDSRPIEKANSFRWVFGHITAHRYMLAKAIGLNENVEWEKLYSFGAPLQESSAYPSIDEITKAFSHISEKIRQRFPALTEDDLAGEAAFEIPGLEKTTAGTIAFLSLHESYHVGQLAYIMRLHDCDKLVG